GTCTTCCGCGCCAGTTCATGGTGATCTGTGAGAACAGCCGGTGTTCGATCTTGTTCCACTTGCTCGTGCCCGGTGGCAGGTGGCAGACGGTGATGGCCAGACCGGTTTCGGCGGCGAGCTTGGCCAGCTCGATCTTCCAGGCGCGGATCCGGTAACCGTTGGAGCCGCCGCCGTCGGCGCAGATCAGCAGCTGGTGGGCCTGCGGGTAGCGGTGGCGTCCGATGCCGTCCCACCAGCGGCGCAGTGTCTGTACGGCGAACGCGGACGTGTCGTGGTCGGTGCCCACCGACACCCATCCGGAGTTGGCCGAGACGTCATAGATGCCGTACGGGATGGCCTTGCCGAGTTCGGTGTCGGCGAAGTCGTGCACGTTGACACGCTCTGGCTGCCCCGCCGGCTGGTACTCCCGGCCGCCGTTCTTGAACTCGCCGACCGGTTCCTTCTTCTTCGTATCGACCGATACGACCGGCTGCCCGGCATCGACATGCTCACCGACACAACGGTTGAGGTAGCGGAACTGGGCATCACGATCCTCGTGCTGGCGACCCTCGATCACCTTGGCGTTGCCCTGCAGGCTGAAACCCATCGCCCGCAACATCCGCGCCACCGTCCGCTCGGAGACCGGATGCCCGGCCTCGGTCAACGCGCCGGCCAGCTTCCTCGTCGACTTGGTCGTCCACACCAGCAGCGACATCGGATCCCCGCGGGTCTCCGGGTCCACCAGCGCCGTCAGTTCGACCGCCAGCCCCGGGTCGGTCTCGGCCAGCTTCTTCCGGCCACCCCCGGCAGCCCGCACCCTCGCCGACGGTTCCGGCGTGCCGTCCAGCTCCCGCACCCCACGCGCCACGGTGTCGGGATGAACACCGGTCGCCTCCGCGACCGCCTTGATTCCGCCCCGCCCCAACTGCTGCGCCTCCACCCCCAGCAGTAGGCGACGTTGTCGCTCGTCAAGATGCGGGCGTAGCACCGCATACCTCGACGCGACCGATTCCGCGACGCCCGACTTGCCTGCCATAGCACAACCGTAGCCGCAGCGGCATCAAAAACCTACTCTATTTTGACGCGAGTCCTAAGGGCGACAACCGCCCGTCCGTCCCCTGTCCCGGAGGTGAGTGCGGTGCTCAATCGGTACTATCCGCTGGTCATCGTCTTGTACGTCATCTCGGCGCTGGGGGAGGGAAATCTCGGACACTGGTGAGCCTCGATCATCGACCGCTCATCCCTGCCCCGGGCGCCACCGCACCCAGCAGCACGCAAGAACCCCGCCGGGCTGTTCGCCGGTGCCAGGATCGGCGCGCTGCGGCCCCGAGCCGCGCAGTTCCGGCGGTACCGGTACCACCCACCCGGGTGTCAGCGGACCGGAGTGCCTCAGGACGTTTCGTCTCCCCGGCAGGTCGTCCCGCCGGGTGTCGAGACGGCCAGCAGTCGTTGGCGCGCGAGGCCTTCGAGTCCGGGTGGATTCGGGTCGGCAGGGGAGTGGGCGTCGGTGCCGCTCGCTTCGCGGCGGCACTGCCGCACGATCTGCGTGACCATCGGCAGCGGCACCCGGCCGTCGAATTCGCCGCACAGCCGCTCGACGACGTCGGCGTAGGAATCGGACACCGCACTCACCACCTCGACAACACACCCCAGTCACCACATACCCCGGACCGGTGTACGGCAAAACCGCGTCCGCGACACGGGCACGTAACGCAGTGACGGTGCCCGTGCACCCGGGGCGGATTCACCAGGAGCGGGGGTGATCACATGGCCGACGAGGACCGTTGGGCGAACGGCGCGGAGCAACCTCCTCGGCTCCTTGGTTCGTCGGGGACGCACGAGCGCCTCTGCGACGGTCACGAACCGGCCCGTCTCCTCGTCAGTCCAGGGCGCTGCCGGCCTGCCATTGCTCCTAGGGCACGGACCAGTCGCCGTTCTGCCGCAGCTCGAGTGGGGCGCCGCCGGTGTTTCGCACCTCCACGACGTCGCCGGGGACCGAGAAGTCGTAGAACCAGCGGGCGTTGTCGGGGCTGAGGTTCAGGCAGCCGTGCGAGACGTTGGTGTTGCCCTGCGCCCAGCTGGTGTCGGCGAGTTCGTGGAGGTAGATGCCGTCGTTGGCCTTGTCGAGGACGGTGTAGATGCCGGGCTGGGTCCAGAACGACAGGGTCTGACCATTCACGACTTCGGTACCGCCCCGGCCCATCGAGGTCGGCATCGTGCGAACCACCTGCCCGTTGTTCGGTGACGGTGACCTCTTTGGTGTGGTGTCGTCGGCGACGGAGATGTGCGCGTCGCCGATGGTGAACGAGGTCTGCGCATCCGCCTGGCCGAACAGGTCGTCCCCGAGCGGAAGGCCGTAGACGTCGGCGCGGACGGTAACCTTCGTGCCCGGCGCCCAGTAGTTCTCCGGTCGCCAGTGCACGTTCTGATCGCCGGCCCAGTACCAGGATCCGGTCACCGGGGGTGCGGTGTCTACGTGCAGGGCCTTCTCGGCGGCGACGCGGTCGGTGATCGGTTCGTCGAAATGGGTGACGATCACGGCGCCGACGCCGAATGTGACCGCCGTCGGCGAGCAAGTTCCCGCCGGTGGTGACGAAGGACGGCATGGTCTGGTTGCCGGGGGGTGACCGTGGTGAAGGTGCTGGTCTTCTCGCTCCGGGCACCCTGGTCGCCGACCGCGGACACGGTGAGGGTGTAGGTGCGACCGTAGCCGAGAGGCACGCCCGGTTTCCAGGACAGCCGATCGGGGGTGAAGATCCCCTCGACGACCCGGCCCTCGTCGTTGGTCATGGTGACCGACTCGAGGGTGCCATGGTTTGTGGCCACCACTACCGGATCGAGCGGGTTGACCGCGGCGGCGCCGTCGGTCGGCGCCACGACGATCGGAGGACCCGATGGGGCGGCGCGGCCGGGCCAGCGGGTTGGTCGGTGGACGGTGCGCAGGCAGCGGCCACGAGAACGAGCATCAGGACGACGAGGACCTCGGCGAGCCGACCGGGACGGTGTGACGGACGTGCATGACAGTCATTGTTCCGTGCAGACGGGACCGGGCGCATGCAGTGACCGGGCGATGGGCGTCACCACGGCAGCGGGACGCGGCGGTCGTCGTCGGCCGGCGCGACCGGCACTGCGGCGTGTGTTCGCGGCCGACCTTTCTCCGCAAGGCTGGATTCGCGAGGGGACCACACCCTCACGGGCGGTGGGCGCCGGGATGTGACGGCCGGGGGAGGAGTGCACCGGTCGGGCGGGGGTATCGATGGGTGTGCTGCGGCGGGAATTTCGACGGGAAATCCGCGCGGCCAGCCCGGGCCTTCCGTTCAAGGGTCTGATCCTCATGGCGAGGTGAGTGTCCAGCCGCGGCGCTCGGTGAGGGCGCGGTGGAGGTGCTGTGTCCAGCCGCGACGTTCGGCGCTCCCGCGGTCGTGGGTGATCGTGATCCGCCGGGTCCATCTGTCGGGCAGGCCGCGGTCGTTGATCGCCAGCCCGATGACGATTCGAAGATCGGGGTCGGGCGCTTCGGTGATGACGATGCGGCCGGGTTCGCCGCCCATCTCCATCCGGGCCCCGAGCACCGCGGCGACCACTTCGGCCACCTCGAGCACGGACTGCGCCCCGACCACGTCGATGTGGTCGACCTCGGTCATCTCGGTCCTCCCTTGTCGTGCCGACGGCAGTCGTCGATCGCGGGCATCTGGACCGAATCACATCACGCGGGCTCGTCGACGGTGCCAGTGGCATCCGCGCCCCGTGGTTGCAGCAGCAAGCAGCTACGGGTCAGGGGTTTTCGTCCCGGTCACATCGGCGCTGGTCGGTGCACGCGGCCACCCCGCGCTGCACGCTGAGACGCTCCCGTATAGCCCTTTATAAGGGGTGTTCTTATAAAGACTGATAATGTCTGATGGATGGATCCTGTCCTCAACCCGTTCAAGCCCGGGGCAGGTCTGCGACCGCCCATTCTTGCTGGTCGTGACGCTCTGTTCGGGGACTTCGACATCGTGCGTCGGCGGATCACCGAACTGGGCGAGGGGGACCGCAGCTGGATTCTCACCGGTCTGCGCGGGGTCGGCAAGACCGTGTTGATCGGGGAACTCGCGCGCACGGCCATCAACGGTGGCTGGATTGTCGCCAAGCTGGAGGTTCGCAAGGGTGACCGGCTGGCCGAGGAACTCGCCACCACGCTCGCTACCAGTCTGCGGACCGCGACGCGACGCTTCGACCCGAGCAAGCTCACCCCGTTGTTGGGGGTGTTCAAGTCGTTCACGGTGTCACTGAACCTCGGTGTGGTCACCGTCGGCGTCGATATCGACCCGGCTGCCGGGTTCGCGGATACCGGCCGATTGTCCACCGACCTGACCGACCTGTTCGTCGTTCTCGGGGAGACCGTGCGTGAGCTGGGTGTCGGTGCGCTCATCCTGATCGACGAGCTGCAGGAGGCCACGGCCGACGAGATGGCGGCGGTCAGCACCGCGATCCATCAGATCAGTCAGACCTCACCGGTGTTGCCCCTGTTCCTTGTCGGGGCGGGTCTGCCGTCGCTGCCGTCGCAGTTGGCCACGGCCAACAGCTATGCCGAGCGGCTGTACCAGTTCCGGGCGTTGTCGATCCTGAGCGAGCTGGACTCGCGGGCGGCGCTTGTCCAACCGGTCATCGAGCGGGACGCCGAGTGGGACGAAGCGGCACTGCGGCTGGCCCTGGATGCAGCAGGCGGCTACCCCTATTTTCTGCAGGAGGTGGGCAAGGCGGTGTGGAACAACGCCCAAGGCCCGGTCTTCAC
The genomic region above belongs to Rhodococcus sp. 4CII and contains:
- a CDS encoding AAA family ATPase; this translates as MDPVLNPFKPGAGLRPPILAGRDALFGDFDIVRRRITELGEGDRSWILTGLRGVGKTVLIGELARTAINGGWIVAKLEVRKGDRLAEELATTLATSLRTATRRFDPSKLTPLLGVFKSFTVSLNLGVVTVGVDIDPAAGFADTGRLSTDLTDLFVVLGETVRELGVGALILIDELQEATADEMAAVSTAIHQISQTSPVLPLFLVGAGLPSLPSQLATANSYAERLYQFRALSILSELDSRAALVQPVIERDAEWDEAALRLALDAAGGYPYFLQEVGKAVWNNAQGPVFTVEDAQVGTEIARDEVNAGLYQSRWDRATPAQKDLLRALAEEGEGEGVVVRDLARAMGKPSASALSVPRDELIKKGLVYAPERGVLAFTVPGFHQFIREHD